GGCAGTGGTTCCACAGCAGGGCTGCCTAATCTCTGTTGGCCCCTGAAATAGCCAAGGATATGGGTGGAAGTTACTGAGGGTTCATGGTGGCCCTTGAGAAAAGGGCCATTTACCCATGCCAGGTAGATGTGCCGGCTGGGGAAACAGCCCATGTCTGAGCTATGGGCGGGGATCCTACCAGACCCAAGGGTGACACTGGTTATCTCGAGTCAATCAGAAGTTCAGACTAGCAGCTATATCtctgattaaggaaaaaaatgagaaaagcaagtgAATTTATGCAGCACTGTCCGTTTGACCTGAATCTTCAAAACTTGGGGTATACGGGAGTGGTACTGGAAGGGGGCAAATAACATGGGAAATGTACAGCAAAAAACAGATTGGGAAACACAGCACAAAAAACTAGGTAATAGTGCCTCCAACTCTAGATCCAACCTGCTCCCCTGAAGATGCAGTAACACTCCAGCAGCTGGGCACCCAGAGCTCTGCAGGGGAAGAGGGCAGCCCCTGAAAGCGGCAGGGTCAACTACAGCCCGCTTCTGCCCTGGGGAAGGCACTGTTGCCCCACGGTCCTGGCCTAGGGGCTGGCTGGCGGGGCAGGGCTGCCTTAGCTCTGCCACATCCCCGCTGGGACACCTGAAAGCACCTGTGATGTGCCTGGGTTCGCCATCCGGACACTGAGCCCCAGTCCCATCTGCCTCCCACAGCCCGCGAGCAAGTCTCTGGGCTGCCCGCACCTCACTTCCTTACCCTGAAAAGGGAGCACCCACCGCTGCCCGCTGCCCTCCCGGCGTTTTGGGGAGCAGCAGTGGATGCAAAGTTGCCACAGTCATGGCTGCGGCCCCAGGCTACCCGGAGGGGCAGCGCACAGGGCTGCAAGACTGGGCAatggggaggggctggcaggCCCCAGAGGAGGCACCCCCATCCACGGGAAACCAGGGAGAGGCCAAGATTTTGCTCACCCGTAAGGCTCTGGGGACCAACTCCTCAGCAGCTCAGCCCGACTACTTCTGGGTCCAGcagcccttccccctcctccaagaCCCCTGCTCAGTGGGTGTGGGAAAGCGGGAGAAGGGACCACCCCGCCTTGTGTCCCCACAGTCTgaacctcctcctttttcttactTCCTCCTAGCCCTTCACTGGGGCTAGGGGTCAAGAGTCAGGATACACAGGGGTCATGGCTGCTGCTGCCCACCCCACACGACCATTCCCTCCAGACAGGCTATGATTTCCCTCCAGTCCTTACGCACAGCCCCCTCCACCTGGCCTGTGGCACCCCTGCCCTCCTCTACGTGCTCAGACCCGGCTCGTCTGCTGCCCCCTCCAGAGCCTCCCCTGGCCTGCTCACCGGAAGGGACTGTCTCATGGATGACGACCTTTGAGCAAAGCCCGGAAACTTCTCCCCCTCATCTCCCTTAATCCTGGCACCACCTCtgctggggcgggggcgggggacaggggaggagggagggggcttccctggaagAGCGACCCCCTAGGAAGCGGAAGCCCTTCCGTCTCCACCCCTGTCGGCCCCTGGACGCTCACACCCCTGGACGCTCGCGGGCAGGGCGGCCGCTCACACGGACCTTGAGCCGCATGTCGCGGGCGTGCCGCTCCAGCTCCTTGCGGAAGTCCTCgcggcccagcctctccacgtcCAGGACCGAGTGCTTCCACTCGATCTGCTCCACGCTGTGCGGGTCGTGGGACACGCACTGGCCCAGCTTCACCTTCTTTAACACGTGCCAGCAGCGGCTGTAGGCGGCCTCGTAGTCCAGCACGAGCTCGGTGAGGGTGCGGAAGGCCGGCGGCTTGTACATCAGGTCCTCGCGCCGGCTCATGCCCAGCGCCCCGTAGCGGCCGCCGAAGTTCACCCCCAGCACGATGTGGCGGAAGTAGTTCCCTGAGAAGTAGGTCTTGAAGCTGATGGGGAAGCGTTCCAGGGTAGGCATGCTGTTGGTGAGGTAACTGGCCGCGCCGCCCCAGCTAAGGAAACAGCCAGGGAGAGGCCCGAGGGCCAGCGCGCAGGGGCGGGACGGCGACGGCCTCCACCCCAACCTGGGAGGGGCTAAGTGAGCGGCCCTGCACCCCAGCTCCTGAGTGCTGGCAGCAGGTCTTGCTCACCTCCACTTCCTGTCGTCAGGGTTGGGCCTGGCgtaagtaggtgctcaataaactcAATCTCTATGGGTCAGGGCGCTCAGTGGTTACCAGCTGCTGCTATGACCTCAAGCAGGGCTCACCAAATAACACCTTAAGAGTGAGGCCGGCACTCCAAGCCACAGGGCCCTCCAGAGTCCTGGGCTGAAGGAAGGGTAAGAGGGCCCTCTGCCCACCACcccgtctccctctctcctcctgtcAGTCACACAGCCCTCCTCACCTCTACCTTGCCTCTCACACCgtctttctctcacacacacttCCTCACAGATGCACTGCCaatcctgttctctctctctccaccccctacGCACAGACATACTGCCTGTTGCTCTTCAAATAAAACCAAGCTTGCCCCCGTGGCCTGGGAGGCCGAGAGCCTGGTCCAGCGGCCCACTGCAACCTCCACGGGGGACCTTCTGTGCCAGCTCTTTCCTCTAGCTGCCCCTCCACCCCCCGCTGCAGCTGCCAGCTCGTCCTCAGGCCTCAGGCTTGGCCAGCACCGCTGACCTCCCTTTCTAAAGCAAGTCTGCCCTACGTATTTTCCCCACAGCACATCACCACaatctgtaattatttttcttacttcttgGTTTACTTGCTTATTTTTTGTCTCCCCGACTAGAATGTAATCTTCTGAGAATGGGGACTTTGTCTGTCACGTTCTTTGCTGTATCTCTGGGGCCCAGCACAGAGGTGGGCACATAACAGTCACTCAAAACTCTTCTTGAACAAACGGGTAGAATGAGATAAACAGGATAAAAGCTTGGAGGAGAGACCACGGAGACACTGCATCCAGCGTCCTACACGCACCCGCTCATTCAACTGTCCTAACAAACTTGCAGGGTGGGATTGCCATCGTCCCCTTCTGCAGAGGAGGACtccgaggctcagagatgttaaggaaCTTGTTCGGCGTCACACAGTGAGGACgcggcagagctaggattcaggTCCAGGTTGGCCTGACCCCGAAGTCTGTTCTCTCAGTCACCACGATGCTTACGGAGCCCGACTCCTTGCAAGCGAGTGACTGGGGACACAGATGAGcaaggcgcaggctcagtgtgCAGCGAGGATGAGGCCCAGGGACAAACCCAATACAGTGCTCACCACGTGTGTAGGAGGGACCCGTGGTGGTCCTGTGGGGACAGTGGGGAGGGGTCCCCCCAGATGAGGGCTGCTCCTGTTTTCTTCCCGCCTACATATGAGCCAGCAGGTAACCCCTGAAAAGCCTGCAGGACCACGTGATCCCGTCTGGACCAGCTTCTCTGTGTGCTCAGGGGAAGGGGAACTGAGTCTCCCTCTTACAATGGGGTGGGAACCTCCACTTTGGTGTGTGGCTCTGAAGGGGTTGCTGGCAGCAGCCTGGAGTTCTTGGGCTGGCCTCACACTCGTCCCAGCAAAGAACCCTTTGGACAGGGCCATGCTCGTGGGGCTCTTTGGTCCATAGAGGACTGCCACAGTAGGCTTAGCTCTGAGGACCCCTCAGGGAGGGGGACCGGGGGGCACCCCTTCAGTGTCTTCACATAGTTTAAGGCAGGTATGCCTACGGGGGTGGGGAGTGTCCCCCTCAGATCACAGTCCTCCTCAAAGAAGCTGTGCTCCTGGCCTTTGACCGTTGTCTTCTCCTCCGGGACCTGCCCTAGCGAGTGGACTCCTCCGTCCCATTAGGCACCTGCCACCTTGCCCTGCTCAGCACAGAGCCAGGTGCCTGCACCAGGGGTGgcaaacagaatatttaaaagcCTTGGTAGGTGCAGGAAAGAGGGTGATGTGAGGGGTGGTGGGCAGAGATGGATCGAGATTGGCCTTCAATTGGTACAACTGAGTGACGGGCACATGGGTTCCATTATATTAATCTATGCTTCTACAAGGTTAAGATtttctgcaaaaaaacaaaacagggtagGGCTCAGGCAGGGTCCACTTATGACAGAGGACTGGCCATAAACACCTGTCTCCTTACTTTGCTCTAACTGGGGATATTGGGGGGCTTATATGTCCCACTTAGCTACTCTTGTAACCCAGCCATAGGTCCCAGTTCTACCCTTTGGGTGGGGGAGACTGAGAAaccctgtttgctttttttttaataggcagTTTTATATCAAAGATCCCATCCATTATCTCCACAAATTAACATGTCCCGGAAATGCCAACATCTGGGCATCCAACCTGCTTCTTCCAGACTCTGGTTCTGGGAAATAGCACAACAGCCTTATGAAACAATGTGCCCTGATCTGTGGTTCTGAGAACAGGGTCACCGCGTCCACGACTCAAAAAAAGCTGCCCAGTAAGCCTCGGAAGTTAGCAACAGATGCAAGGGACTGAGTCCCCGTCAAGCTCGTTCACATTGGGCCAAGTTCATGACTGCTgggagagggagctgggaggGCCCTGGAGCTCACTCAGCCCTCCTCTTCCAGAGGACGAAGCTGGCCCAGAGGTGCTGAGCACGTGCCTACCCCCACCCAGGCCTCTCAGAGGAAGGATACATTCCCAGGATCACGGCTTCCAGGCATTTGATTGGCAGAGCCTCTTTGGTCATTTCCTTGGCCAGGTCCATCAgcctggggggaagggaggcaaGAGTCATAAGGACAGAGGCTCCTTCCGGTGAAGGAGTATCACGAGGTGGACTAGAGATGCTAGATGGACAGAGGCTCCCCTCCCTTCCAAGCTGCCTCAGCTCAGGCCCAgcacctccctctccttcccctcacaTCCTTCCTGAgcctaaggggatgggagaagAGGCAACCACTGAAGTTAAGGAAAGaggcctcttccccctcccctcaggctCTGCTCCAAGACCTCTGGCGGGGAGGGTGAATGGGGGGCATGCAGTGGTAGGCAGATCTTTGACAGCCACTGGGCTAGGGGCCCTCTGTGAAGGTGGTGTTTGGGGGGCCCATGGGAAAGCATGCCAAGGGTGCTGGAGACATTGGCCTTGATCTTGATCTTGTCTCTTCACAGCACAGTGGACACCCCTGACCCAACTCTGACTTCTCTGAAGAGTTTGTAATTGATTGTAACTGCTGCCCCGCAGCTGGCCAGCTGCCTGGGGCCTGGACATGGGATCTCAGGAAGTTAGCTGCCCAGTGACTCCCCTGCCTGCTTCTTGAACTTGGAATTCAGGCCACTTTAACACAGACTATCCCTGAAGCCTGGTTCCTCCCTCCTCACCGAATGCTGCCCTCTGGGCCTCGGAATGCAGCCTGGCCACTGGCTTTGCTGGGGAGGGTGCTGGACTCCTCCATCCCATGAGGCTGGAGCTGGGCCCCCACACACAGCGGCCACAGGACAACAAGAGCGAAGCTTTGGGGTGAGCAAGGCTGCATTCCACCCGGGGGCTTGGAAAGGGGGTAATTAAGTAATTAGCTAATAGGccatttaaagcattttttacaAGGCAGTGAACATGGACAGATTATATGTGGAGCAAGACATAAAAttcacattaattttaaaagcacaggGTTTTAGACGCCTGGACAGCTTTGGGCTGGGCCCCCAGACCCAGCTGTGGCATTCAGTCTCCATTCTGATCTGCCCTAAGGGTTTCTTCGGGGTGGATCCAGTCAGGGGTCAACACTTAGGGTGTAGAATGGGAAGTGAGAGATGCAGTGTTCTCTCCAGTGGGGTCCCTGTTGCTCAGAAACTGGGCCTTGTATTAAATGACCAGAAGAGAGTCCAGTAAGGCCACTGGGGTGACATGCAGGTCCCTGCCGTGGGGAGTGCACAGGCAGCTCCAGGGAATGGAGAGAGGCGGAGGGCTCTCCTGCGAGGCCCACCTCTCTTAAAAAGAAGACGAGGCTCACACCCAGACATCTACCTGGGACTGCCCTCTGTCATCACCAAGCTGGGGGGCTGCCATCACCCTCCTGGCTCAGCGTGGATGTCAGGGTTCCTCATCCTCAAGGGAGCCCCGGCTGCCCGTCTTGGCCAGAGTCCCCTCTTTAGGATGTCCTAAGGAGGGCCCCACGGTGGTACTTGTCCTGCTGGCGGGCTCCCCTGGGAAGAGTCCCTGCCTGCCTCATAAGCTTCCACCCACAGGTGCCCGAGGGGCTCCAACTGGACCAGGCGCTGTTACCTTGGTGCAGAGGGACGAGGCACTCCCCACACTTACCCTGTCAGAGGTCTGCTCTTCTTAATTTCAAAGAACTGCGTCCCTGTGTGATTGTACCTGTGGGTGCCGGTTAAGGGCTTCCTGGCTTGACCTGGAAGAGGTGTGTCCCTCTGCCCTCATCCAGACCCTGGGGATCCAGCACTCCCAGGGGTGCAGGCTGGATAAGGACCCCACAAAATGCTTCTGTAAGGCACCTGGGAGGATACTCAAGACCTGACTGTCTGAAGGGAGAAGGGGACGCAGCACGCGGCTTCTCCTCGCCCCACAGGGCCCCTCTGCGTCCGTCCCTCTCATCCTCTGCTGCCACCCTTGCTCTCCTAGGGAGGGAGCCATGGGGCAGGCAGCCAGGGCTGGGAAAGAGGCTGAGCCCTGGACAGCTCTCTGCAGTACTTCATAGTCCAACCAGTGAGAAGCAGCGCGAACTGGGAGAAGGCTGGGGTGGGATTCCTGCACGACTGCGTTGCTGAGTGCCGCTCCCAAGCCAACCGcctccctctctgggccccaacgcccccccccccccacggcaAAGGAAGGGCTGGACCCAGTTTTCAGTCACCAGCCTGGCTTTTCTTCTGCTCAGGACCTGCGCCTGGTGCCTGGTCCTGCCATCTCTGACCGAATCTGCAGCTAGGAGGGCGGGGGAGAGCCTAGGTCGCATAGCTCCAGGCAGGGCACAGGGGTGGAGGGGCCCAACTCAGGGACACCGGGGAATCCTGGGCTCAGGGGAGGCTCTTCCCATGCTGGGCAACTGGCCTCCTGCCAGGGAAGAAAAAGGTGAAGAAATGGGAGAAACTTCCAAGATGGGGAAGTTACCTCCCAAAGCATAAAATCCTTTTTCTCCATCTACCTGCTGCCCTCCCACCACATACCCATTTTAGACCAGTTTTTAAACAGCCCCAAGGGaaactcccctctctccctctgctggcGCTGGATGGTCAGCAGAGAAGGTCTGGCCTGGCGGACCTGGACTAGGCTTCCACCAGCAGGTCGCTCAGGAGACATTTACCCCTCACACAGAGGAAGAAGCAGGTGGCAGAGAGGCTGGAGTGCGTCTGGCATTCATCAAACTACCTCCAACACCCGGGCGGACACAGGCTGTGCTTACACGACTCCGGGGCACAGAGATGCCATGGGAACGGCGCCCCTGGAGTTGTGGAGTGAGGCTGCTCTGCCGGGCCCTCTCTGGCCCTGTCCGTAAACAAGCCCCACTTGGCCTTTGGACCAGCCGGACGGTGGCCATGACCCTGACCAGGGAGGATACTGCAGCTCCCTGATGTAGCGCTGCACGGCTTCCAGGCGCTCAGGGACGGGAGTAGAGGGCTGGAACGTAGGCACACTCGGTATGGGAATCTGGGGACGGAGAAAGAGCTCTGGTCACAGAGGGACGCTCACCGTGGAGCTTCCAGCCCACCCAGCACTCAGATTAGCCCCCAGAGAAGCCACATCCCACGGAGGGCCACCCCGGTTCTCTCCTCGGCCGAGCCTCTCTCCTCGGCAGCCCCTTCCAGAGGCTCCCGTCAGGCCCCCACCAcagcccttcctctccctcctggcaCTGGACAGCATTTCTAATTTGGAGCTTACGTCCATGTGCCAATTTTATGCTTCTTTAATGATTTCAGAAAAACACAGGTTGACTCACCTGACTCACAGgtgtttgaattttaaatttcattaacttCAAGGCCTAACAGGCATGTCAGTATTGGGGTGGTGTTCACTCTGGTTCAAGGGCCGGATCAAAATCGGTTTATCGGGTGTCCCTGTCCTGGGCTGGGGGAGCGCTCCGTGAGAGGCGGACACACCCTCGGCAGGTGGTGTCACGCACCACCCCCCCGTATCACAGCACAGCGACCAGGCCTTCCAGCTCCAAGCTAAGCTGTCCAGGAGTAAGTGCAGGGGGCACGTGGTTTGGGACAGGTCTTGCCATGGAGTAGCCACTTTGAAGGGGTTCCACGGCAGCACAGGAACTCCAGTTCCCCTTCAATAGCCCCCTGTCCTACCAGCTCCACACCTGTAATCAGCACAGGTAACCAGGGAACTGTACAGTCCTCCTCACCAGAAGAGACTTTCCAGAGCCAGAcccaggaaggggagaggtgggGTGTCAGGGAGGGGCCTCCTGAGGGCTGGGAACCGCCAGCCTGGGCTGCCTGGATGCTGGGAGTCAGGTTAGGAGCTGTGGACCCCCAGGGCTGTCCCTCGGCAACCAAGCCGTTGCCAGGAAAGAGGCCACCACCAGGTGTGCACCCCCAGGCCACCCTCTCTGGCCAGGGGAGCCCGATGGCTGGCGGTTTGGCTGCCACAAGTCAGTGAGGCCTCAGAAGCCAAGGGAAGCATCAACCGGGTCCTCGGGGTTACAGAACGGCCTTCACTGGGTAGAAGAACCAGATTTCCAGGGCCAAGGCCCACCCCTCTGGGGTCCCCCTTGGCTACCAGCACTGCCAGCTGTGAGGTGGCCTCAGGCTCCTCACACGAAAAGGTCCCACGCTCTTCCCCCCAGACCTCTGCCCAGCCCCCCAGCAGGCAGGGGCTGCTGAGAGTGTCAGTGTGCACaggtggggaagggaaagggcAAAGCAGGAGCCCACAggtagggctgggctgggggaggtgcTCCCTGTGGTGTGGTGAAGGCACAGCCTTTTAAATAACGCGGCTACAGCGGCTGGGGCTCTGACATGAAGGGAAGTGACACACCAGTGATCACAGATGGCAGGGGGACACAGCACAGCCTCTAACAGACATCTACTTGCCCCAAGGGGCCAAGGCACAGAGGGAAGGCCAGGTCCAGGAGGCAGCTCTGCGGGaacttcctccccttccctgcccgTCCCCTCCTTCCGGCCTGGGCAGTCCCCTCCTTCCGGTCTGGGCAGTCCCAAGCCACTGACACCTCATCGGGAGGAAGCTACTTTCCCTTTCACACCACCCCCTGCTGCCCAAACTGTCGCCACCACTTACAATCAGCAGGGGGATAAAAGCCCCGGACAGTGGGCTCTCCCCCTGCCTGCCTGACCACCCTGTGCCAGACGGGCTCCAGAACTCTCTGAGGGCCTGGCTGGCCTCCCCGTGTCAAGGATATGGGGTGGGAGAGGAATTACTGCACAATTTACTATAAACAGCATGGCACGTGGCTTCTTCAGGTGGAAGATCGATCCCAGGCACGTTATTCCCACTTTCCGTGAGGGCATCCAGTGACTTCGAGGAGCCTGGGTAGGGACTGTAAGTACACCCTCCCGGGAGACACTCCAAACAAGGAGGGCACTGTGGTCCAAGAGTCCTTAGACTAAGCTCACAGGGGCCAGCCCTGGGCCAGGGCCGGGCGGTACCCACGAGGGCATCCCCTGCCACCCAGACAGAGGACCCAGGAACTGGCGGCTCTGCAAAAACTAAACGGctccaaaaaagttaaaaaagaccTGGGATCCATGAGCAGGGGCTTAAAGGCCACCATCACTGAGGCTTAGCTGGAGGGAGCTGTCCAGCGGCTCAGTGACACATTAACTCACGTTAACCATTGCCAACAGGCCGGCACCTTTCTTCTGAATGTTCACACAAGcgtacactcattcattcaaaacaaaCAGGCAAGATTCTGTACATCCAAATGATCGGGCCTAGTGGAGGGCTGGCAGCCTGGCTTTGCCCACAGCCCCCAACCCCAAACCAGAAGCCAGGAAATGCGCCCTCACTGTTGAGCTGTGGGGTTAAGTGGGGTCACAGTGGAGGTAAGTGATAGTGGCCCAGATCAATTCAGGGATGACTCCTCCTCCACTACCAAGGCCAAGGGTTACCTTTGCTCCAGGAACCCCCTAAAGTCCTGAGTTCTATTAAGACATTCTCCCCCGGCGGAGTCCATCTCAGACTAGAACAGAAAGGAGGCTTGGGGGAGGTGGGGCAGCCTGCAGCTAAGTGTGTGGACAAGATGTACGATGGCCTAAAGGCTgatggagctggagctgg
Above is a genomic segment from Pseudorca crassidens isolate mPseCra1 chromosome 1, mPseCra1.hap1, whole genome shotgun sequence containing:
- the VASH1 gene encoding tubulinyl-Tyr carboxypeptidase 1 encodes the protein MPGGKKVVGGSSSGAAPTAAAVPSGARRLETSEGASAQRDDEPEEEGEEDLRDGGIPFFINRGGLPVDEATWERMWKHVAKIHPDGEKVAQRIRGAMDLPKIPIPSVPTFQPSTPVPERLEAVQRYIRELQYNHTGTQFFEIKKSRPLTGLMDLAKEMTKEALPIKCLEAVILGIYLTNSMPTLERFPISFKTYFSGNYFRHIVLGVNFGGRYGALGMSRREDLMYKPPAFRTLTELVLDYEAAYSRCWHVLKKVKLGQCVSHDPHSVEQIEWKHSVLDVERLGREDFRKELERHARDMRLKIGKGTGPPSPTKDRKKDVSSPQRGQSSPHRRNSRSERRPSGEKKPSEPKAMPDLNGYQIRV